GTATGCATAATAACCCAATGTGGATGCATCTCGTCACTTCAGTTCTTGAACTAGCCCTCATTGTGGGATCTATTAGATTTGAAGTTGTCCCTCCCCTCCAACTTTTACATGCCTGCAACCATTAATTCGTGATAATTTGTAGAAATATAATCAgtgataaattaattatttgtttcTTGGTTGCATTACGTTTCAGTGACACCAAAACTACTATCTGTGGGTGCAAAAATTAAGGCTCAAGCAATGAGCCACTTCCCATGAATCCTAAATTTGGGGGAATGGAGCTAGAATAAAGGAGCATCATCGAACAGTTTTATGGAAATTGAAACATGGAGAAATACAAGGAGTGTGGAACTGGAGTCCAAGCATTTTATGCCCATAAAAAGGCTAATAATCAAACAAGAACGGGGGGAGGAGAGAGGTAGGAGATCATTCTCTAGTTTACAAGTATCCTGAACAAACACTAACTTGAGCGTCGGAGTGTTTTATTGCAGgtcctcctcctctctcagTGATGGTGAGCGAAGATGGAGTTTAAAACTTCTCAACGTGTTTAAGATTACTTGTTGGAGGAGAATTGAAGTACTTGAATTTTTCTACTCGAACACAGAacactgtttattttaacaaagcTTAGAAGATCCCCTCATTTTGTCCATGATGAAAGCGGTTACACACCAGAATTATAGACATCCGACTTAATGGAAAAGTGCATCACATACTCTGAAGTCATAAACTACACCTCCATAAATAGAATGTTGTTTTCATCAAATCCTCGAAGGATATCCCGTACATTTTTTGTGTTCCGTACCCCCTTGACGGATATCTCATGCAAAATTAAAGATTTGAACGAAaacttatattatttttttctgttaACAGACGCATTTTAATGCATATAGTGAAACACTCAAAGTACACAAAAAAAGTCTAACAACTATACTGGAACAAAAACTTATAACCATAAAGAACTCATCACAGTTACaattaaaaaagtaattaaacTAATCCCATTACATGAAGCTCTACATAAGCTATTCAGAGTCAAGATTAAGCTAGCTTAGTCtgacagaaataaaaaaataaaaactaaactaGCGTTGCTAATTAATTACAAGTGTGATCATGATTAAACTACATTGCTCTTTGAAGAACAGAAAACCTGAAGATGTACTTGGAAGTTTTCCAGTCCCAGTCAAGGTAAAGACCGATTTCGTCATTTTCCTTCAAGCCTCTCCGAACTACAAACTCCGGTCTTCAATCTCCATTCAGGACGTAAAAATCCCCATAATTTCAATGCTTAAAAGTTAACTCAAGCCGGTTGCAAGTATCCCAGTCCACAACTGTAACTGATAAACCCTCTTTACTGTCGACCATCTTGGCTAACTTGTCGTCCAAGTAAGATATAACGTGTTTTCGCATTGCCTCTTTTGGCATCAACAGTCTACTCAGCTCTCCGATGTCGCTCGCCGCTAGCCTCTTCCTGATTTTCCAAATAGAGCTGTAGTCCCAGGTCGGATCCCATAGATACAGATCGGTGGAGGATTCGTGTCCTCCGCGAGGATCATTCAAACTACTGCAAAGGCCAACACCGAACAGTCGTACTTTTGAAGGGTGGTGGTCTTCTTCTTCTAGTTTCATTGCTAATTTTTCGATTGAACGTAAATGCTTGGAAAGTGTGGAAGATAAGAGAAGCACACTATTGGTATATATAAAGATTTAATCATGCTTGGATTAGGAAAGTATTGGCTTCCTAATTTCATCAGGAAACTTTTCCTTTTGTTTCATCTTTCCCTTTCTAATTATTCCTGGTTCGGGTaggtattttgttttaaatttcgaATTCCGTTTGGGCCTGGGTTGGTCTCTTTGCGGCGTGGCCCGCAATACGTATCCAGTTGGGCTCCCTTCGAGCTGTCCAATTCCTTGGACCTGGGTATGAATCagatttaggttttttttatttttattttattaaattattatggaCGTTTGAGGTGTTAAAATTCCTcacttttaatttaatttttttaacgaaGGTGTCGAAACTGTTATATTAATTTAAGGAAGATGAGAGTTTTGAACTTGGAATGCACGAGCAGAAACTCAATACCCTATTCACTAAGATATTGAACCATATGCAAACATTATTTGGTTCTTGCTATATGAAGAGTGGtcttacaaaataaatttttgtcAAACATTTTATAAAAGATTCTCTTATCTTAAACGAATTCAAATATATTTGTCAAATTATATATCTTAAATTCAAGGTCGTTGAATTCAGCTGACTACAATAACCGTGGCTCCACCACTGGATTAAATCGTACAGTAATCCTTATAGACAAACTCGATAGGAATTTAATCAAACACTTTGCTTCTCACCTTAAAAGAACTCAAATATTgagatgaaattatatatacctTAACCCGAGATTATTGAAAAGAAATGCATATTATTAGAGTAATCAATATAGCCAAAAATTAactcttaatttcaaaaatgttactttttgtaaaaactttcaaatatatccaaaatttcacttaaatagatacaaataccctcaaatttaacaattaaataaattaaaggctttttagctatTGTCGCCTCAAGCTCCGGTCCAACTTCACCTTCGCTTCTActctccaccaccacaaccctaTCCTCTTCGACGCTTTCATCACCGACATTGAGTGCCACCGCGATTATCGCAAGTGGGAGCAGCAAAATTTCAATCATGCCTTCTAcgccttttttgtttttttttttactaatatcatttttagttttaaatataaaaatagtttttaaagttaatccatatgtcattatatgattgtatttgtgaGACTCACATGGCGCCACATCATCACACTAACAGAGCAATTAAcagatttttaatgaaaaaactaaaatgatcatgatggacaaattcaaataaatactAAAATGATTCACGATAGACTAATTCAAGAACACTACTATTGATTATCATTAATTATTAAGGACTAGATAAAGGAGTTATGTCAATGTCACAAATCAATTTCGGTAAaaagcctttaatttatttgattgttaaatttgagggtatttgtgTATATTTAAGTGGaatttttgatatatttgaaagattttataaaaaatgacatttttgaaattaaaggttaatttttggctatatttgataaatattcGTAATCCTTATTACATTGGTTTTAATGATTACAAATTCAAGTACTTACAAACAATTACTACACTTGCTAAATGTATGtcaaaaatgaaacaaaattgaacaTGCATTTTCACAAATCGCTTCCAtactcttaaaaaaaatatgaatgctGATGACAAGCATAGCAACAATAGGAATCCCAAGAACGATGATGGTGATACATTTGTTGTTATGTTACTCGTATTATTTCCTGCAAAAATCACAAGGGTGTTAGTCAAAGAAGTAATTACGCAGATATAAAGAGTACAttgtcttcttttgtttttaattttttatgaactttCAATATAGTTTCGATATCTCCTATCGAGTTTGATTGCATTGGATAAAAGTTGTAGTTCTCAACCATCATAAACCATTACCTCTGTAGATTGTATGATTTTCCATTTTTGACCTGTAAATTGTTCGGGATCGAAGATTTCTGTGCTATAAAATGCAAAACTTGGAGGCATTCATGACACTCTTGGTTTATTTTTAGCAATGTTATGTATATCGTTGTTTAGCAGTATTTTGACCTTCTATTGACGATCGAGATGCTAGTGAATTTGTTCGACAGGGGGTTAAGAAAGTTCCGAAGCTTGGATTCGGAGTATAATGAAAGTAGCAACTACAAAATTTgtgtttgatatttttcttcccTTGCTTGGGATATTGTTATTAACATGGTAGTTTGAATCCCATGTAATTTCCAGATACAAAATCTCTCCACACTGCAAGAGCCCCAAAGGTAGTCTTCAGAACAGTGCTCAAAGCCATCACTGTACTAACTGAGAACACAATTAGAGAAGCCCTTCCATACACTTTGATTGCTCTCTGCAGCACCACCAGTCCGAGAAGTGATGCAACGAAGCACACGATGGAGAAGATGAGTGCAGTATCTGCATGCTccatgttgaataagaagagtatccaaaataactctaatgatctcaagaagaagaaaatagagcacactcttaaagaaagctcacaaaacaaactaattagcaaagtttttcttatttagctctaggctttgtttttccttggatgatatacaatgcttggggacttgggtatttatagcaaaccaaatgaaagctacaccacacacttaattaaactaagatttccaactaccacacaaaacacattaattgcacctaattatgttgttttccacacaaccttacctaactttgcaattgtaagcaattacatcatcaaactagatatggatttgggctttagattgggttgtggattacttattgttttgagttgacattgattctcaacactccccctcaatgtcagctctcattctttgcactgtgctgagtaaacagcgaaaaatttcgagcttgcctgtactcaaactttttgtgaacaagtccgcaacttgatcattcgtcttgacctgtctcatctcaatctcttcttgcagaaccttttctctgataaagtggtaatgtacctccacatgcttagttcttgcatgaaagactggattttccgccaagcgaattgccgattggttatcacagtacaatggtactggataatctactggttgatgtagatcactcatcaactgtaccagccatgcattctcttgagccgCCATTgttgctgctctatactctgcttctgtggttgacaaagataccgttggctgtctcttgctacaccaagagatggttccagaaccaagtttaaacacatacccagttattgatctcctggtgtcatgatctcccgcatagtcagcatcacagtaactaactaacttgcagtcttcacctttcttgtacaaaagaccatagtcaattgtactcttcacatatctcagtattcgtcgaactgcttccaagtgaggcttctttggattttgcatgtaccgactcatcacaccaactgcataagaaatgtcaggtcaagtcaaggttaagtagatcagactacctaccaattatcgatacatcgtcgca
This genomic stretch from Pyrus communis chromosome 2, drPyrComm1.1, whole genome shotgun sequence harbors:
- the LOC137721257 gene encoding uncharacterized protein; translated protein: MKLEEEDHHPSKVRLFGVGLCSSLNDPRGGHESSTDLYLWDPTWDYSSIWKIRKRLAASDIGELSRLLMPKEAMRKHVISYLDDKLAKMVDSKEGLSVTVVDWDTCNRLELTFKH